One window of Podarcis raffonei isolate rPodRaf1 chromosome 15, rPodRaf1.pri, whole genome shotgun sequence genomic DNA carries:
- the C15H17orf97 gene encoding protein LIAT1 isoform X3: MDVCQQDPLSEGEGAKTKKPPAKERPHTPQTKKKARKKKKKAAQDNAGKPESKSKKPSILVTSPLELLQHQTGPGTTPQGAAPKATPGKPSLSASISFLTQNDSVLSNESLRWDGVLDDPIAEEERLWIYRLNRRKRYGEYIQKNLPPEPSFAFKHLPQHYVAPPQGKEQLLRKSMSSTTTSAPKTDQSGPNSKISTNVSKRQSALMPSVSQEIV; the protein is encoded by the exons ATGGACGTGTGTCAGCAAGACCCCCTCTCCGAGGGGGAGGGGGCCAAGACCAAAAAGCCACCTGCAAAGGAACGCCCACACACCCCTCAGACCaagaagaaagcaagaaagaagaaaaagaaggcagcACAAGATAATG CAGGAAAACCTGAAAGCAAAAGCAAGAAGCCCTCCATCCTTGTGACATCACCCCTTGAACTACTTCAACACCAAACTGGCCCTGGAACGACGCCCCAAGGTGCCGCCCCAAAGGCGACTCCAGGCAAACCTTCTCTCTCTGCCAGCATTTCGTTCTTGACCCAAAACGACTCTGTGCTTTCCAACGAGAGCCTTCGCTGGGATGGGGTCCTGGATGATCCCATAGCAGAAGAGGAGAGGCTGTGGATCTACAGGCTGAACAGAAGGAAGCGCTATGGGGAGTACATCCAGAAAAACCTACCACCAGAGCCATCGTTCGCTTTTAAGCACTTGCCACAACATTATGTGGCTCCTCCTCAGGGCAAGGAGCAGTTGCTACGAAAGAGCATGTCCTCCACTACTACTTCAGCGCCCAAGACAGACCAAAGTGGACCGAATTCTAAGATCTCAACAAACGTCTCAAAAAGGCAGTCAGCACTGATGCCAAGTGTTTCTCAGGAAATAGTGTAA
- the C15H17orf97 gene encoding protein LIAT1 isoform X2 has product MPAQQQHPKEQEIPRKMDVCQQDPLSEGEGAKTKKPPAKERPHTPQTKKKARKKKKKAAQDNGKPESKSKKPSILVTSPLELLQHQTGPGTTPQGAAPKATPGKPSLSASISFLTQNDSVLSNESLRWDGVLDDPIAEEERLWIYRLNRRKRYGEYIQKNLPPEPSFAFKHLPQHYVAPPQGKEQLLRKSMSSTTTSAPKTDQSGPNSKISTNVSKRQSALMPSVSQEIV; this is encoded by the exons ATGCCT GCTCAGCAGCAGCACCCAAAGGAGCAAGAGATACCCAGAAAGATGGACGTGTGTCAGCAAGACCCCCTCTCCGAGGGGGAGGGGGCCAAGACCAAAAAGCCACCTGCAAAGGAACGCCCACACACCCCTCAGACCaagaagaaagcaagaaagaagaaaaagaaggcagcACAAGATAATG GAAAACCTGAAAGCAAAAGCAAGAAGCCCTCCATCCTTGTGACATCACCCCTTGAACTACTTCAACACCAAACTGGCCCTGGAACGACGCCCCAAGGTGCCGCCCCAAAGGCGACTCCAGGCAAACCTTCTCTCTCTGCCAGCATTTCGTTCTTGACCCAAAACGACTCTGTGCTTTCCAACGAGAGCCTTCGCTGGGATGGGGTCCTGGATGATCCCATAGCAGAAGAGGAGAGGCTGTGGATCTACAGGCTGAACAGAAGGAAGCGCTATGGGGAGTACATCCAGAAAAACCTACCACCAGAGCCATCGTTCGCTTTTAAGCACTTGCCACAACATTATGTGGCTCCTCCTCAGGGCAAGGAGCAGTTGCTACGAAAGAGCATGTCCTCCACTACTACTTCAGCGCCCAAGACAGACCAAAGTGGACCGAATTCTAAGATCTCAACAAACGTCTCAAAAAGGCAGTCAGCACTGATGCCAAGTGTTTCTCAGGAAATAGTGTAA
- the C15H17orf97 gene encoding protein LIAT1 isoform X4, producing MPAQQQHPKEQEIPRKMDVCQQDPLSEGEGAKTKKPPAKERPHTPQTKKKARKKKKKAAQDNVGGENMAYAPFVVGEE from the exons ATGCCT GCTCAGCAGCAGCACCCAAAGGAGCAAGAGATACCCAGAAAGATGGACGTGTGTCAGCAAGACCCCCTCTCCGAGGGGGAGGGGGCCAAGACCAAAAAGCCACCTGCAAAGGAACGCCCACACACCCCTCAGACCaagaagaaagcaagaaagaagaaaaagaaggcagcACAAGATAATG TTGGTGGAGAGAACATGGCGTATGCTCCCTTTGTGGTAGGGGAAGAATAA
- the C15H17orf97 gene encoding protein LIAT1 isoform X1, with the protein MPAQQQHPKEQEIPRKMDVCQQDPLSEGEGAKTKKPPAKERPHTPQTKKKARKKKKKAAQDNAGKPESKSKKPSILVTSPLELLQHQTGPGTTPQGAAPKATPGKPSLSASISFLTQNDSVLSNESLRWDGVLDDPIAEEERLWIYRLNRRKRYGEYIQKNLPPEPSFAFKHLPQHYVAPPQGKEQLLRKSMSSTTTSAPKTDQSGPNSKISTNVSKRQSALMPSVSQEIV; encoded by the exons ATGCCT GCTCAGCAGCAGCACCCAAAGGAGCAAGAGATACCCAGAAAGATGGACGTGTGTCAGCAAGACCCCCTCTCCGAGGGGGAGGGGGCCAAGACCAAAAAGCCACCTGCAAAGGAACGCCCACACACCCCTCAGACCaagaagaaagcaagaaagaagaaaaagaaggcagcACAAGATAATG CAGGAAAACCTGAAAGCAAAAGCAAGAAGCCCTCCATCCTTGTGACATCACCCCTTGAACTACTTCAACACCAAACTGGCCCTGGAACGACGCCCCAAGGTGCCGCCCCAAAGGCGACTCCAGGCAAACCTTCTCTCTCTGCCAGCATTTCGTTCTTGACCCAAAACGACTCTGTGCTTTCCAACGAGAGCCTTCGCTGGGATGGGGTCCTGGATGATCCCATAGCAGAAGAGGAGAGGCTGTGGATCTACAGGCTGAACAGAAGGAAGCGCTATGGGGAGTACATCCAGAAAAACCTACCACCAGAGCCATCGTTCGCTTTTAAGCACTTGCCACAACATTATGTGGCTCCTCCTCAGGGCAAGGAGCAGTTGCTACGAAAGAGCATGTCCTCCACTACTACTTCAGCGCCCAAGACAGACCAAAGTGGACCGAATTCTAAGATCTCAACAAACGTCTCAAAAAGGCAGTCAGCACTGATGCCAAGTGTTTCTCAGGAAATAGTGTAA